One Micromonospora sp. WMMD1120 genomic region harbors:
- the clpS gene encoding ATP-dependent Clp protease adapter ClpS, which yields MAAPQVAPVETPDTDEVPASDRQWVTIVWDDPVNLMTYVTWVFQKLFGYSRERAEQLMLDVHHKGRAVVSTGARERMEHDASQLHAYGLWATVDRS from the coding sequence ATGGCGGCTCCGCAGGTTGCACCGGTCGAGACGCCGGACACTGACGAGGTGCCGGCGTCGGACCGGCAATGGGTGACGATCGTGTGGGACGACCCGGTCAACTTGATGACCTACGTGACCTGGGTCTTCCAGAAGCTTTTCGGCTACAGCCGGGAGAGGGCCGAGCAGCTGATGCTGGACGTGCACCACAAGGGTCGGGCGGTGGTCTCCACCGGCGCCCGCGAGCGGATGGAGCACGACGCGTCGCAGCTGCACGCGTACGGGCTGTGGGCGACGGTGGACAGGTCATGA
- a CDS encoding DUF2017 domain-containing protein: protein MSMFRRQAGRYVATFAVDEVRVLRKVASEVVGLLTDGFDHTDPVVGRLFPAVYPQDAPGTAEFRRYTEGDLKTAKIDQAGAILAALPDDAGGEVRLDAEAAEAWLRALNDARLAMGVRLEIKDGTDLGAELDDAVADDPGSSRVFQLSVYAYLGYLQESLLNALID, encoded by the coding sequence ATGAGCATGTTCCGTCGCCAGGCCGGCCGTTACGTCGCCACCTTCGCCGTCGACGAGGTGCGGGTGTTGCGCAAGGTCGCCTCCGAGGTGGTGGGTCTGCTCACCGACGGGTTCGACCACACCGACCCGGTCGTCGGTCGGCTCTTTCCGGCCGTCTATCCGCAGGACGCCCCCGGGACGGCCGAGTTCCGCCGCTACACCGAGGGCGACCTGAAGACCGCGAAGATCGATCAGGCCGGCGCGATCCTGGCCGCGTTGCCGGACGACGCCGGCGGTGAGGTGCGGCTGGACGCCGAGGCGGCCGAGGCGTGGCTGCGGGCCCTCAACGACGCCCGCCTCGCGATGGGGGTCCGGCTGGAGATCAAGGACGGCACGGACCTGGGCGCGGAGCTCGACGACGCGGTCGCGGACGACCCGGGGTCGAGTCGGGTGTTCCAGCTTTCGGTCTACGCCTATCTCGGATATCTCCAGGAGTCGCTGCTCAACGCCTTGATCGACTAG
- a CDS encoding M67 family metallopeptidase, with amino-acid sequence MLSIDRSIIDAIVAHARRDHPDEACGVVAGPVGSDTPTRHIPMDNAARSMTFYEFDSMEQLRVWREMDDRDEEPVVIYHSHTATEAYPSRTDVSFAGEPGAHYLLVSTREPDSEEIRSFRIVDGVVTEEPVRVVEAGVDPHAVQSYMFGQSPAAVDYECSGR; translated from the coding sequence GTGCTGAGCATCGACCGGTCGATCATCGACGCGATCGTCGCCCACGCGCGCCGGGACCACCCCGACGAGGCGTGCGGCGTCGTCGCCGGTCCCGTCGGCAGCGACACCCCGACCCGGCACATCCCGATGGACAATGCTGCCCGGTCGATGACGTTCTACGAGTTCGACTCGATGGAGCAGCTGCGCGTGTGGCGGGAGATGGACGACCGGGACGAGGAGCCCGTCGTGATCTACCACTCGCACACCGCCACCGAGGCCTACCCGTCTCGGACGGATGTCTCCTTCGCCGGTGAGCCGGGGGCGCACTACCTGCTCGTCTCGACCCGGGAGCCCGACTCGGAGGAGATCCGGTCGTTCCGGATCGTCGACGGCGTGGTGACCGAGGAGCCGGTGCGTGTCGTGGAGGCCGGCGTCGACCCGCACGCCGTCCAGTCCTACATGTTCGGGCAGAGCCCGGCGGCTGTCGACTACGAGTGTTCCGGCCGCTGA
- a CDS encoding MoaD family protein gives MAIEVRIPTILRSYTGGAKVVEGTGDTLADLLADLDSRHGGLRGRLITETGTLHRFVNVYVNDEDVRFLGALDAKLSDGDSVTILPAVAGGAFGFAAAAAISSHGAAVRPQTAAAAAR, from the coding sequence ATGGCCATCGAGGTTCGCATCCCCACCATCCTGCGTAGCTACACCGGCGGCGCCAAGGTCGTCGAGGGCACCGGCGACACGCTCGCCGACCTGCTCGCCGACCTGGATTCCCGGCACGGCGGCCTGCGCGGTCGACTGATCACCGAGACCGGCACCCTGCACCGCTTCGTCAACGTCTACGTCAACGACGAGGACGTCCGCTTCCTCGGCGCCCTGGACGCCAAGCTCTCCGACGGCGACAGCGTCACGATCCTGCCGGCCGTGGCCGGCGGCGCGTTCGGCTTCGCCGCGGCGGCGGCGATCAGCTCGCACGGCGCGGCTGTCCGCCCGCAGACCGCCGCGGCCGCGGCGCGCTGA
- a CDS encoding pyridoxal-phosphate dependent enzyme yields the protein MARYDSLLDACGGTPLVGLPRLSPTVPAGAPPVRLWAKLEDRNPTGSIKDRAALFMVRAAEEAGRLRAGDTILEPTSGNTGISLAMVAKLRGYRLVCVMPENVSTERVQLLRMYGAEIIFSPAAGGSNQAVATAKQISVEHPDWVMLYQYGNEANARAHYETTGPELLRDLPGITHFVAGLGTTGTLMGTGRYLREKVEGIQVVAAEPRYGELVYGLRNIDEGYVPELYDATVLSRRFSVGTRDAVLRTRQLVEVEGIFAGFSTGAILHAALAVAHEAVRDGRRADVAFVVCDGGWKYLSTGAYGGTLADAEDALEGQLWA from the coding sequence GTGGCGCGGTACGACAGCCTGCTGGACGCCTGCGGGGGCACTCCGCTGGTCGGACTGCCCCGGCTCTCTCCGACGGTGCCGGCCGGGGCCCCTCCGGTGCGGCTCTGGGCCAAGCTGGAGGACCGCAACCCCACCGGCAGCATCAAGGACCGTGCGGCGCTGTTCATGGTGCGGGCGGCGGAGGAGGCCGGCCGGCTCCGCGCGGGTGACACCATCCTCGAGCCGACCAGTGGCAACACCGGCATCTCGCTGGCGATGGTGGCCAAGCTGCGCGGCTACCGGTTGGTGTGCGTCATGCCGGAGAACGTCTCCACCGAGCGGGTCCAACTACTCCGGATGTACGGTGCCGAGATCATCTTCTCGCCGGCGGCGGGTGGCTCCAACCAGGCGGTCGCCACGGCCAAGCAGATCTCCGTCGAGCACCCCGACTGGGTGATGCTCTACCAGTACGGCAACGAGGCCAACGCGCGGGCGCACTACGAGACGACCGGGCCGGAGTTGCTGCGTGACCTTCCGGGGATCACCCACTTCGTGGCCGGCCTCGGCACCACCGGCACCCTGATGGGCACCGGTCGCTACCTGCGGGAGAAGGTCGAGGGCATCCAGGTGGTGGCCGCCGAGCCGCGCTACGGCGAGCTGGTCTACGGCCTGCGCAACATCGACGAGGGGTACGTGCCGGAGCTGTACGACGCCACGGTGCTCTCCCGGCGCTTCTCGGTCGGCACCCGGGACGCGGTGCTGCGTACCCGTCAACTCGTCGAGGTGGAGGGCATCTTCGCCGGCTTCTCGACGGGGGCCATCCTGCACGCCGCGCTCGCTGTCGCGCACGAGGCGGTTCGCGACGGCCGGCGGGCCGATGTGGCCTTCGTGGTGTGCGACGGCGGCTGGAAATACCTCTCCACCGGCGCGTACGGTGGCACGCTCGCCGACGCGGAGGACGCCCTGGAGGGGCAGCTCTGGGCCTGA
- a CDS encoding MBL fold metallo-hydrolase: MRLTVLGCAGSFPGPESPCSAYLVEAEGFRLLVDFGSGSLSSLQRYAGLHAPDAIVLTHLHCDHILDAVTYVVVRRYAPEGPYPALPVYAPSGAPDRLSAAYGDDSTVEDVYQFYALQPGTFPIGPFTVTVDRVNHPVETYGVRLEHGGRSLCYSSDTATCDALSRLAQDADVFLCEASYLDGVDNPPDLHLTGREAGETATKAGVGRLLLTHLVAAWGSEAHTLESAAAAYTGPIDVVRPGASYDI, translated from the coding sequence ATGCGACTGACCGTCCTCGGCTGCGCCGGCAGCTTCCCCGGCCCCGAGTCACCGTGCTCGGCCTACCTCGTCGAGGCCGAGGGCTTCCGACTCCTCGTCGACTTCGGCTCGGGGTCGTTGTCGAGCCTCCAGCGGTACGCGGGGCTGCACGCCCCGGACGCGATCGTGCTGACCCACCTGCACTGCGACCACATCCTCGACGCCGTGACCTACGTGGTGGTCCGCCGGTACGCGCCGGAGGGTCCCTACCCGGCGCTGCCCGTGTACGCGCCCTCCGGCGCTCCGGACCGGCTCAGCGCCGCCTACGGCGACGACAGCACGGTGGAGGACGTCTACCAGTTCTACGCCCTCCAGCCGGGCACCTTCCCGATCGGGCCGTTCACCGTCACCGTGGACCGGGTCAACCACCCGGTCGAGACGTACGGGGTGCGGCTGGAGCACGGCGGCCGGTCGCTGTGCTACTCGTCCGACACGGCGACGTGCGACGCGTTGTCGCGGCTGGCCCAGGACGCCGACGTGTTCCTCTGCGAGGCGAGCTACCTGGACGGGGTGGACAACCCACCGGATCTGCACCTGACCGGTCGGGAGGCCGGCGAGACGGCGACCAAGGCCGGGGTGGGTCGCCTGCTGCTCACCCATCTGGTGGCGGCCTGGGGGAGCGAGGCGCACACGCTGGAGTCGGCCGCCGCCGCGTACACCGGCCCGATCGACGTCGTCCGGCCCGGTGCCAGCTACGACATCTGA
- the rph gene encoding ribonuclease PH encodes MARPDGRGPSQLRPVTLTRGWSTHPEGSVLVEFGGTRVLCTASVTEGVPRWRKGSGLGWVTAEYAMLPRATNTRSDRESVKGRVGGRTHEISRLIGRSLRASIDLKALGENSIVLDCDVLQADGGTRTAAITGAYVALHDAVGWLAARKALAGKPEKVMHRSVAAVSVGVIAGEARLDLCYEEDVAAEVDMNVVCTGAGDFVEVQGTGEAGVFARDQLDSLLDLAVAGCTELAEAQRKALA; translated from the coding sequence ATGGCGCGACCTGACGGGCGAGGGCCCTCTCAACTCCGACCGGTGACCCTGACCCGGGGCTGGAGCACCCACCCGGAGGGGTCGGTGCTCGTCGAGTTCGGCGGCACGCGGGTGCTCTGCACGGCGAGCGTCACCGAGGGGGTGCCCCGCTGGCGCAAGGGGTCCGGGCTCGGTTGGGTGACCGCCGAGTACGCGATGCTGCCCCGGGCCACCAACACCCGCTCCGACCGGGAGAGCGTCAAGGGTCGGGTCGGTGGCCGCACCCACGAGATCTCCCGGCTGATCGGCCGCAGCCTGCGGGCCAGCATCGACCTCAAGGCGCTCGGCGAGAACTCGATTGTGCTCGACTGTGACGTGCTCCAGGCCGACGGCGGCACCCGCACGGCGGCGATCACCGGCGCGTACGTCGCGTTGCACGACGCGGTGGGGTGGCTGGCCGCCCGCAAGGCGTTGGCCGGCAAGCCGGAGAAGGTGATGCACCGTTCGGTGGCCGCGGTCAGCGTGGGCGTGATCGCCGGTGAGGCCCGCCTCGACCTCTGCTACGAGGAGGACGTCGCCGCCGAGGTCGACATGAACGTGGTGTGCACCGGCGCGGGCGACTTCGTCGAGGTGCAGGGCACCGGCGAGGCGGGCGTGTTCGCCCGGGACCAGCTCGACAGCCTGCTCGACCTGGCCGTCGCGGGTTGCACCGAATTGGCCGAAGCCCAGCGGAAGGCACTGGCATGA
- the rdgB gene encoding RdgB/HAM1 family non-canonical purine NTP pyrophosphatase → MNKVLLATRNRKKLVELQRILDGALGAQRIALLGLDDVEQYAELPETGLTFGENALIKAREGCRQSGLPAIADDSGLAVDALNGMPGVFSARWAGRHGDDKANLQLVLDQISDVPDGQRAASFVCTVALVLPGGKEHLVDGRQSGRVLRAPRGDGGFGYDPIFLGDGQDRTNAELTPAEKDAISHRGKALRELAKLVAKVLPPAP, encoded by the coding sequence ATGAACAAGGTCCTGCTCGCCACCCGTAACCGCAAGAAGCTCGTGGAACTCCAGCGGATCCTGGACGGCGCGCTCGGCGCGCAGCGGATCGCCCTGCTCGGCCTCGACGACGTCGAGCAGTACGCGGAGCTGCCGGAGACCGGCCTGACCTTCGGCGAGAACGCGCTGATCAAGGCGCGGGAGGGTTGCCGGCAGAGCGGGCTGCCGGCCATCGCCGACGACTCCGGGCTCGCCGTGGACGCGCTCAACGGGATGCCGGGCGTGTTCAGCGCCCGCTGGGCCGGCCGGCACGGCGACGACAAGGCCAACCTCCAGTTGGTGCTGGACCAGATCTCCGACGTGCCGGACGGGCAGCGGGCGGCCTCGTTCGTCTGCACCGTGGCGCTGGTGCTGCCGGGCGGCAAGGAGCATCTCGTCGACGGCCGGCAGTCCGGGCGGGTGCTGCGCGCTCCGCGCGGCGACGGCGGGTTCGGCTACGACCCGATCTTCCTCGGCGACGGGCAGGACCGGACCAACGCCGAGCTCACCCCGGCGGAGAAGGACGCGATCAGCCACCGTGGCAAGGCGCTGCGGGAGCTGGCGAAGCTGGTCGCCAAGGTGCTGCCGCCGGCACCCTGA
- the hutH gene encoding histidine ammonia-lyase encodes MTTVTIQPTGISADDVLAVARGTATVVLAPETIEAMATSRAIVDGIESSGRPVYGVSTGFGALANTFVAPQRRAELQHALIRSHAAGVGAPMPREVVRAMMLLRVRSLALGRSGVRPLVAEALVDLLNNDITPWVPEHGSLGASGDLAPLAHCALTLLGEGWVLGPAGERQDASEALTAAGLKPIELAAKEGLALINGTDGMLGMLLLAIHDAAHLFAMADVTAALAIEAMLGSERPFLPELHAIRPHPGQAASAANIHRLLQDSAVMDSHRDDLAHAVQDAYSMRCAPQVAGAARDTLDFVRTVAGRELVSVVDNPVVLPDGRVESTGNFHGAPLGFAADFLAIAAAEVGAIAERRVDRLLDVTRSRDLPAFLSPDAGVNSGLMIAQYTAAGIVAENRRLAAPASVDSLPTSGMQEDHVSMGWAAAKKLRTVLDNLTSLLAVELLAGVRGLQLRAPLVPSPAGRAAVAALGAAAGEPGPDVFLAPVMEAARAVVAGPQLRAAIEREVGPLG; translated from the coding sequence ATGACGACAGTGACCATCCAGCCCACCGGGATCTCCGCCGACGACGTGCTCGCGGTGGCCCGCGGCACCGCCACTGTCGTCCTCGCCCCGGAGACCATCGAGGCGATGGCGACCAGCCGGGCCATCGTGGACGGCATCGAGTCGTCCGGCCGTCCGGTCTACGGGGTCTCCACCGGGTTCGGCGCGTTGGCGAACACGTTCGTCGCGCCGCAGCGGCGGGCCGAGCTGCAACACGCGCTGATCCGCTCGCACGCCGCCGGGGTGGGCGCGCCGATGCCGCGCGAGGTGGTCCGGGCCATGATGCTGCTGCGGGTCCGCTCCCTGGCCCTGGGCCGCTCCGGGGTCCGCCCGCTGGTCGCCGAGGCCCTCGTCGACCTGCTCAACAACGACATCACCCCGTGGGTGCCGGAGCACGGCTCGCTGGGCGCCTCCGGCGACCTGGCCCCGCTGGCGCACTGCGCGCTGACGCTGCTCGGGGAGGGCTGGGTCCTCGGTCCGGCCGGCGAGCGGCAGGACGCGTCCGAGGCGCTGACCGCCGCCGGGCTCAAGCCGATCGAGCTGGCCGCCAAGGAGGGGCTGGCGCTGATCAACGGCACCGACGGCATGCTGGGCATGCTGCTGCTGGCCATCCACGACGCGGCGCACCTGTTCGCCATGGCCGACGTGACGGCGGCGCTGGCCATCGAGGCGATGCTCGGCTCGGAGCGGCCGTTCCTACCCGAGCTGCACGCGATCCGGCCACACCCCGGTCAGGCGGCGTCGGCGGCGAACATCCACCGACTGCTCCAGGACTCGGCGGTGATGGACTCGCACCGCGACGACCTGGCGCACGCCGTGCAGGACGCGTACTCGATGCGCTGCGCGCCGCAGGTGGCCGGCGCGGCCCGGGACACCCTGGACTTCGTCCGCACCGTCGCCGGCCGGGAGCTGGTGTCGGTGGTGGACAACCCGGTGGTGCTGCCGGACGGCCGGGTCGAGTCGACCGGCAACTTCCACGGCGCGCCGCTCGGCTTCGCCGCGGACTTCCTCGCCATCGCCGCCGCCGAGGTCGGCGCGATCGCCGAGCGGCGGGTGGACCGACTGCTCGACGTCACAAGGTCGCGGGACCTGCCGGCGTTCCTCTCCCCCGACGCCGGGGTCAACTCCGGGCTGATGATCGCCCAGTACACGGCGGCCGGGATCGTCGCCGAGAACCGGCGACTGGCCGCGCCCGCCTCGGTGGATTCGCTGCCCACCAGCGGCATGCAGGAGGACCACGTCTCGATGGGCTGGGCGGCGGCCAAGAAGCTGCGCACCGTGCTGGACAACCTGACCAGCCTGCTCGCCGTGGAGCTGCTGGCCGGCGTACGCGGCCTCCAGCTACGCGCCCCGCTGGTGCCGTCGCCCGCCGGCCGGGCCGCCGTCGCCGCGCTCGGCGCGGCGGCCGGTGAGCCGGGCCCGGACGTGTTCCTCGCCCCGGTCATGGAGGCGGCCCGTGCCGTCGTCGCCGGGCCGCAGTTGCGCGCCGCCATCGAACGGGAGGTCGGCCCGCTGGGCTGA
- the hutI gene encoding imidazolonepropionase, producing MSSLVVDNIGELVTNAAGEGPLGIRRDAAVLVEEGRVAWVGPSAYAPAADRRVDAGGAAVLPGFVDSHAHLVFAGDRAAEFAARMAGEPYTGGGIRTTVGATRAATDAELRATVRRLHAEALRQGTTTIEIKSGYGLTVADEARSLRIAAETSAETTFLGAHVVPAEYADRPDDYVGLVCGPMLAAAAPHAKWIDVFCERGAFDVDHARAILACGQAAGLGVRLHANQLGPGPGVRLGVELDAASVDHCTHLSDADVTALADTAHGDGSGTRTVATLLPGAEFSTRSPYPDARRLLDAGVTVALATDCNPGSSYTSSMPFCVALAVREMRMTPAEAVWAATAGGARALRRDDIGVLTPGARADLVVLDAPSHLHLAYRPGVPLIRQVIRNGVTP from the coding sequence GTGAGCAGCCTGGTTGTCGACAACATCGGAGAGCTGGTCACCAACGCCGCCGGGGAGGGCCCGCTGGGCATCCGCCGCGACGCCGCGGTGCTGGTCGAGGAGGGCCGGGTGGCCTGGGTCGGGCCGTCCGCGTACGCGCCGGCCGCCGACCGGCGGGTCGACGCGGGTGGGGCGGCCGTGCTGCCCGGCTTCGTGGACAGCCACGCCCACCTGGTCTTCGCCGGGGACCGGGCCGCCGAGTTCGCCGCCCGGATGGCCGGCGAGCCGTACACCGGTGGCGGCATCCGGACCACCGTCGGCGCGACCCGGGCAGCCACCGACGCCGAGCTACGGGCCACCGTGCGCCGGCTGCACGCGGAGGCGCTGCGCCAGGGCACCACGACCATCGAGATCAAGAGTGGGTACGGGCTGACCGTCGCCGACGAGGCCCGCTCACTCCGGATCGCCGCCGAGACCAGCGCGGAGACCACCTTCCTGGGTGCCCACGTGGTGCCCGCCGAGTACGCCGACCGCCCCGACGACTACGTCGGTCTGGTCTGCGGGCCGATGCTGGCCGCCGCCGCGCCGCACGCGAAATGGATCGACGTGTTCTGTGAGCGGGGCGCCTTCGACGTGGACCACGCCCGCGCCATCCTGGCCTGCGGGCAGGCCGCCGGGCTGGGCGTACGGCTGCACGCCAACCAACTCGGCCCCGGCCCCGGCGTCCGACTCGGGGTGGAGTTGGACGCGGCGAGCGTGGACCACTGCACCCACCTGAGCGACGCGGACGTGACCGCGTTGGCCGACACGGCGCACGGCGACGGGTCGGGGACCCGCACCGTGGCGACCCTGCTGCCCGGCGCGGAGTTCTCCACCCGCTCGCCGTACCCGGACGCCCGGCGGCTGCTCGACGCCGGTGTCACGGTGGCGCTGGCGACGGACTGCAACCCCGGCTCGTCGTACACCTCGTCGATGCCGTTCTGTGTGGCCCTCGCGGTCCGCGAGATGCGGATGACCCCGGCGGAGGCGGTCTGGGCCGCCACCGCCGGTGGCGCGCGGGCGCTGCGTCGCGACGACATCGGTGTCCTCACCCCGGGCGCGCGGGCCGACCTGGTCGTGCTGGACGCGCCGTCCCATCTGCACCTGGCCTACCGGCCCGGTGTCCCCCTGATCCGCCAGGTAATTCGCAACGGAGTAACACCATGA
- a CDS encoding formimidoylglutamate deiminase, producing the protein MPVTTTRWLAEYAWLPEHAEPTPDVLIEVDGGRISALTPLVGAGAPAAGVEVLRDATRLPGLTVPGLANAHSHAFHRALRGRTHGGRGDFWTWRDQMYAVADRLDPDTYLALARAVYAEMALAGITCVGEFHYLHHRPDGGAYDDPNAMGAALVEAAAHAGIRLTVLDTCYLTSTVDGQALAGPQRRFGDGDALRWAQRMGAFEPTDSHVRVGAAVHSVRAVPADQLDTVVGWARQRRAPLHVHLSEQPAENDECRAVHGRTPTGLLAEHGVLGPDTTAVHATHPTSADLSLLGDSRTGVCLCPTTERDLADGIGPARLMAEAGIPLSLGSDSHAVIDLFEEARAVELDERLRTRRRGHFTPPDLLTAASATGHAALGWADAGRLAVGARADLVTVRLDSARTAGVPPVGAFFAAGAADVEQVVVDGRVVVSEGRHLSVDVPAELSAAIAAVVPA; encoded by the coding sequence ATGCCGGTGACCACCACGCGCTGGCTGGCGGAGTACGCCTGGCTGCCCGAACACGCCGAACCCACTCCCGACGTGCTGATCGAGGTCGACGGCGGCCGGATCAGCGCGCTCACACCGCTGGTCGGGGCCGGTGCTCCGGCCGCCGGGGTCGAGGTGCTGCGAGACGCCACCCGGCTGCCCGGACTGACGGTGCCCGGACTGGCCAACGCGCACTCGCACGCCTTCCACCGGGCGCTGCGCGGGCGTACCCACGGCGGGCGGGGCGACTTCTGGACCTGGCGCGACCAGATGTACGCCGTCGCGGACCGACTCGACCCGGACACCTACCTCGCCCTGGCCCGCGCCGTCTACGCCGAGATGGCGCTCGCCGGGATCACCTGCGTGGGTGAGTTCCACTACCTGCACCACCGGCCCGACGGCGGCGCGTACGACGACCCGAACGCGATGGGCGCGGCGCTGGTGGAGGCCGCCGCACACGCCGGGATCCGGCTCACGGTGCTGGACACCTGTTATCTCACCTCCACAGTCGACGGTCAGGCCCTCGCCGGCCCGCAGCGCCGGTTCGGCGACGGGGACGCGCTCCGCTGGGCGCAGCGGATGGGCGCCTTCGAGCCGACGGACTCGCACGTCCGGGTCGGCGCGGCGGTGCACTCGGTGCGGGCGGTGCCGGCCGACCAGTTGGACACGGTCGTCGGGTGGGCCCGGCAGCGGCGGGCCCCGCTGCACGTGCACCTCTCCGAGCAACCCGCCGAGAACGACGAGTGCCGGGCCGTACACGGGCGCACGCCCACCGGGCTGCTCGCCGAGCACGGCGTCCTCGGGCCGGACACCACGGCCGTGCACGCCACCCATCCGACCAGCGCGGACCTGTCCCTGCTGGGCGACAGCCGGACCGGTGTGTGCCTCTGCCCGACGACCGAGCGGGACCTCGCCGACGGCATCGGCCCGGCACGGCTGATGGCCGAGGCCGGCATCCCGCTGAGCCTCGGCAGCGACAGTCACGCCGTGATCGACCTGTTCGAGGAGGCCCGGGCGGTGGAGCTGGACGAGCGGCTGCGCACCCGCCGGCGCGGCCACTTCACCCCACCGGACCTGTTGACGGCGGCGAGCGCCACCGGGCACGCCGCGCTGGGCTGGGCCGACGCCGGGAGGCTCGCCGTGGGCGCCCGCGCCGACCTGGTGACGGTACGCCTGGACAGCGCCCGTACCGCCGGCGTGCCGCCGGTCGGCGCGTTCTTCGCGGCCGGCGCGGCGGACGTCGAGCAGGTGGTGGTGGACGGCCGGGTGGTGGTGTCCGAGGGCCGGCACCTGAGCGTCGACGTGCCGGCCGAGTTGTCGGCGGCCATCGCGGCGGTGGTGCCCGCGTGA
- a CDS encoding allantoate amidohydrolase translates to MSDDLPGRFRALWDEIALIGRDAGSGGYLRYALTEPELQLRTWFRAQAERRGLPVSEDGNGNLFAHWGDPEGADAVLTGSHFDSVPHGGAYDGPLGIVSAFLAVDELRAAGVTPVRPLVVAAFVEEEGARFGVPCLGSRLLTGALPVDRAAGLRDAAGVSFAEALGDRPAGARPDLLGRFGVFVELHVEQGRALVDTAAPVAVASAIWPHGRWRFDVVGEGNHAGTTRMGDRRDPMLTYAFTVLAANKEARLRDAHATVGRVAVEPNATNAIPSKVTGWLDARAADPETLSGLVEAVRGKVAERARRDGTAVTVTEESTTPVVAFDGDLARRLAALLDAPVLPTGAGHDAGVLAAHLPTAMLFVRNPTGVSHSPAESATDEDCAAGVRALARVLEELTCR, encoded by the coding sequence GTGAGCGACGACCTGCCCGGCCGCTTCCGGGCGCTGTGGGACGAGATCGCGTTGATCGGGCGGGACGCCGGCAGCGGCGGCTACCTGCGCTACGCGTTGACCGAGCCGGAACTCCAGCTGCGCACCTGGTTCCGCGCGCAGGCCGAGCGTCGTGGCCTGCCGGTGAGCGAGGACGGCAACGGCAACCTCTTCGCCCACTGGGGTGACCCGGAGGGCGCGGACGCGGTGCTCACCGGCAGCCACTTCGACTCGGTGCCGCACGGCGGGGCGTACGACGGGCCGCTCGGCATCGTCAGCGCGTTCCTCGCCGTGGACGAGCTGCGGGCGGCCGGGGTCACCCCGGTCCGGCCGCTGGTGGTGGCCGCGTTCGTCGAGGAGGAGGGCGCGCGCTTCGGCGTACCGTGTCTGGGGTCGCGGCTGCTCACCGGGGCGCTGCCGGTCGACCGCGCGGCCGGCCTGCGCGACGCGGCCGGGGTGAGCTTCGCCGAGGCGCTCGGTGACCGGCCGGCGGGCGCCCGGCCGGACCTGCTGGGCCGGTTCGGCGTCTTCGTGGAGTTGCACGTCGAGCAGGGCCGCGCCCTCGTCGACACGGCCGCGCCGGTCGCGGTGGCCAGCGCGATCTGGCCGCACGGCCGGTGGCGCTTCGACGTGGTCGGCGAGGGCAACCACGCCGGCACCACCCGGATGGGCGACCGCCGCGACCCCATGCTGACGTACGCGTTCACGGTGCTGGCGGCCAACAAGGAGGCCCGGCTGCGCGACGCGCACGCCACAGTGGGCCGGGTCGCCGTGGAGCCGAACGCGACCAACGCCATCCCGTCGAAGGTGACCGGCTGGCTGGACGCGCGGGCCGCCGACCCGGAGACGCTGAGTGGGCTGGTGGAGGCGGTACGCGGCAAGGTCGCCGAGCGGGCCCGCCGCGACGGTACGGCGGTGACAGTCACCGAGGAGTCCACCACGCCAGTGGTCGCCTTCGACGGTGACCTGGCCCGAAGGCTGGCCGCGCTGCTCGACGCGCCGGTGCTGCCCACCGGCGCGGGGCACGACGCCGGTGTGCTCGCCGCGCACCTGCCCACCGCGATGCTCTTCGTGCGCAACCCGACCGGGGTGTCGCACTCCCCCGCCGAGTCGGCCACCGACGAGGACTGCGCCGCCGGGGTACGGGCGCTGGCCCGGGTGTTGGAGGAGCTGACATGCCGGTGA